Proteins encoded by one window of Deinococcus radiotolerans:
- a CDS encoding MurR/RpiR family transcriptional regulator, translating to MTTVSPTSVAPPSTVVEQLRASLDTLGQRDQRIARFVIDHAEELPFLSAGEIAERLGVSGPAITRFSQRVGYEGYPHLQRLVRQDLRATLGVKQPGRQDAVAANYWASERANLEALQGIGERQLLPFAATLTQARQVWIIGARSSYGVALIAESLLSPFRPRVRAHSADTLCGQPERLLEVNAEDVALVYTLRRYSRATTRVTTALNSQGVTVLLITDQGASPLGKIAHQSLRVPTQGSEVVASLAPFISVTALLATLVARELGGGHLQQAETLKADFSVYEY from the coding sequence ATGACGACGGTTTCCCCCACATCAGTTGCCCCGCCCAGCACGGTGGTCGAGCAGCTGCGCGCCTCACTGGACACCCTGGGGCAGCGCGATCAGCGGATTGCCCGCTTCGTCATCGACCACGCCGAGGAACTGCCGTTCCTGAGTGCCGGCGAGATCGCTGAACGCCTCGGCGTGAGCGGCCCGGCCATCACCCGCTTCAGCCAGCGGGTCGGGTACGAAGGGTATCCCCACCTGCAGCGCTTGGTGCGCCAGGACCTGCGCGCCACGCTGGGCGTCAAGCAGCCCGGTCGGCAGGACGCCGTGGCCGCGAACTACTGGGCCAGTGAGCGCGCCAACCTTGAGGCGCTGCAGGGCATCGGGGAGCGCCAGCTGCTGCCGTTCGCCGCGACGCTCACCCAAGCGCGGCAGGTGTGGATCATCGGCGCCCGGTCCTCATACGGCGTGGCGCTGATCGCCGAGTCACTGCTCTCACCCTTCCGGCCCCGCGTGCGGGCGCACTCGGCTGACACGCTCTGCGGCCAGCCGGAGCGCCTGCTGGAAGTGAATGCCGAGGACGTCGCCCTCGTGTACACGCTGCGGCGGTACAGCCGCGCCACCACCCGTGTCACGACCGCCCTGAACAGCCAGGGGGTCACGGTGCTGCTCATCACCGACCAGGGCGCCTCCCCGCTCGGCAAGATTGCCCATCAGAGTCTGCGCGTGCCCACCCAGGGATCGGAGGTGGTGGCCTCACTGGCCCCCTTCATCAGCGTAACCGCCCTGCTTGCCACGCTCGTGGCCCGGGAACTGGGCGGCGGGCACCTTCAGCAGGCCGAGACCCTCAAGGCCGACTTCTCCGTGTACGAGTACTGA
- a CDS encoding BTAD domain-containing putative transcriptional regulator, whose protein sequence is MYLTTLGTTHLSGPRLTPRHLLFLAFLAVEGSVSRARLRTLFWPNSTSAANSLRVLLSTMRRAAPGLFAERGDRLIMQCGSDLADLLGHLQAGRAAQALALYRGPFLDELSPTLFGPELEEWLMDTRESIAEQLWEALVHSAEHLAGQGRLDEATTQAEAAWQLPGLPPRDAHDLQRLHRLLILGSSKLAGRVAREAGELGLNLDAYRLPPPEPDTSSPSTVHLPLEVTPFLGHRDLLDQMSQTLADPTTRLLTIFGMGGAGKSRLALQLARQARHTYQDQVWWIPLEDVRQPGDLLSHTALALGINVTPHRPGRDRHGTARPSRTPRVRSVRASGRGGAPPRRAARPLPPPEDARDVPAPALSAGRNDLRAARTGGASPPGGDAE, encoded by the coding sequence ATGTACCTAACGACGCTCGGCACCACGCACCTCTCAGGCCCCCGGTTGACGCCCCGGCACCTGCTCTTCCTCGCCTTTCTGGCCGTGGAAGGCTCGGTGAGCCGCGCGCGGCTGCGGACCCTGTTCTGGCCGAACAGCACGTCGGCGGCCAACAGTCTGCGGGTGCTGCTGAGCACGATGCGCCGCGCGGCCCCAGGCCTCTTCGCTGAGCGGGGTGACCGTCTGATCATGCAGTGCGGCAGTGACCTCGCTGATCTGCTCGGGCACCTTCAGGCCGGTCGGGCCGCCCAGGCCCTGGCATTGTACCGGGGGCCGTTCCTGGATGAACTCTCGCCGACGCTCTTCGGCCCGGAGCTGGAAGAGTGGTTGATGGACACGCGGGAGTCCATCGCCGAACAGCTGTGGGAAGCGCTGGTGCACTCGGCAGAACACCTGGCGGGCCAGGGGCGTCTGGACGAGGCGACCACCCAGGCGGAAGCGGCGTGGCAACTCCCGGGCCTTCCGCCGCGTGACGCTCATGACCTCCAGCGCCTCCACCGCCTGCTGATCCTCGGCAGCAGCAAGCTCGCCGGGCGGGTCGCCCGTGAGGCGGGCGAGCTGGGTCTGAACCTGGACGCCTACCGCCTCCCTCCGCCTGAGCCGGACACCTCCTCGCCGTCCACGGTGCATCTTCCGCTGGAGGTCACGCCCTTCCTGGGGCACCGCGACCTGCTGGACCAGATGAGCCAGACGCTCGCGGATCCGACCACCCGGCTCCTAACGATCTTCGGCATGGGAGGGGCCGGTAAATCCCGCCTGGCCCTTCAACTGGCCCGGCAGGCCCGGCACACGTACCAGGATCAGGTGTGGTGGATTCCCCTGGAGGACGTCCGCCAGCCGGGGGACCTGCTGTCCCACACAGCGCTGGCCCTGGGGATCAACGTGACGCCGCACCGCCCTGGACGTGATCGCCACGGTACTGCGCGACCGTCCCGCACTCCTCGTGTTCGATCAGTTCGAGCATCTGGACGCGGCGGCGCCCCTCCTCGCCGAGCTGCTCGCCCTCTGCCCCCACCTGAAGATGCTCGTGACGTCCCGGCACCGGCTCTCTCTGCGGGCAGAAACGACCTTCGAGCTGCGCGGACTGGAGGTGCATCCCCGCCCGGGGGAGACGCAGAGTGA
- a CDS encoding response regulator — translation MPERSFHVLLVDDEIADAELFTEIFMEAFPEVQIRHVLNGREALDHLDRAGTARPDLIILDLNMPVMNGHDFLQRAKAHDTHRDIPILVLSTSSGEDDVQRSYHNFASGYAVKPASYQDLQALVDRISGYWQGAVILPRIEQVTD, via the coding sequence GTGCCCGAGCGCTCCTTCCACGTTCTCCTGGTCGACGATGAGATCGCCGACGCTGAACTGTTTACCGAGATCTTCATGGAAGCCTTCCCGGAGGTCCAGATTCGTCATGTGCTCAACGGACGGGAAGCGCTCGACCATCTTGACCGTGCCGGCACGGCGCGTCCTGACCTGATCATCCTGGATCTGAACATGCCCGTCATGAACGGGCATGACTTCCTGCAGCGCGCCAAAGCCCACGACACCCACCGTGACATTCCTATCCTGGTGCTGTCCACCTCATCGGGCGAGGACGACGTCCAGCGGTCCTACCACAACTTCGCCAGTGGGTACGCGGTGAAACCCGCCTCGTATCAGGATCTCCAGGCTCTTGTCGACCGGATCAGCGGGTACTGGCAAGGCGCGGTGATTCTGCCCCGCATTGAACAGGTCACCGATTAA